In a genomic window of Anomalospiza imberbis isolate Cuckoo-Finch-1a 21T00152 chromosome 5, ASM3175350v1, whole genome shotgun sequence:
- the DMC1 gene encoding meiotic recombination protein DMC1/LIM15 homolog isoform X2 yields MQTYSLQPLPACLQHLLVILNLSKNFKTNTALIICSQDTSLKSCSLLSTVLDQYFIACSFTMKAMEDQVVQEEPGYQEDEESFFQDIDLLQKHGIEPGFLTAFEYSEKRKMVFHISTGSQEFDKLLGGGIESMAITEAFGEFRTGKTQLSHTLCVTAQLPGPNGYTGGKIIFIDTENTFRPDRLRDIADRFNVDHEAVLDNVLYARAYTSEHQMELLDYVAAKFHEEAGIFKLLIIDSIMALFRVDFSGRGELAERQQKLAQMLSRLQKISEEYNVAVFVTNQMTADPGATMTFQADPKKPIGGHILAHASTTRISLRKGRGELRIAKIYDSPEMPENEATFAITTGGIGDAKE; encoded by the exons atgCAAACGTACTCCTTACAGCCATTACCTGCATGTCTTCAGCATTTATTGGTCATTTTGAACCTCAGCAAGAACTTCAAAACAAATACAGCTTTAATAATCTGCTCTCAAGATACATCACTAAAGAGCTGTAGCCTTCTCAGCACTGTTCT TGATCAATACTTTATTGCATGCTCTTTCACAATGAAGGCCATGGAGGATCAAGTAGTCCAAGAAGAACCAGGATACCAGGAGGATGAG GAATCCTTTTTTCAGGATATTGATCTGCTTCAGAAGCATGGAATT GAACCAGGCTTCCTCACCGCCTTTGAGTACAGTGAAAAACGGAAGATGGTATTTCATATTTCTACTGGCAGCCAGGAATTTGA TAAACTTCTGGGTGGTGGGATTGAAAGCATGGCAATCACTGAGGCCTTTGGAG AGTTCCGGACAGGCAAAACCCAGCTATCTCACACTCTTTGTG TgacagctcagctcccaggacCAAATGGCTACACAGGTGGAAAGATTATCTTCATTGATACTGAAAACACTTT CCGACCAGACCGCCTGCGTGACATTGCTGATCGCTTCAACGTTGACCACGAGGCAGTACTTGACAACGTGCTCTATGCACGTGCATATACCA GTGAGCATCAGATGGAATTGCTTGACTACGTAGCAGCCAAGTTCCATGAGGAAGCTGGTATCTTCAAGTTATTG ATCATTGACTCCATAATGGCACTTTTCCGTGTGGATTTCAGTGGTCGCGGAGAGTTGGCCGAACGACAACAGAAACTAGCTCAGATGTTGTCAAGGCTCCAAAAAATATCAGAAG AATATAACGTGGCCGTGTTTGTCACCAACCAGATGACTGCTGACCCAGGAGCAACTATGAC CTTTCAGGCAGACCCAAAAAAGCCCATCGGGGGCCACATCCTTGCTCATGCTTCGACTACCAGGATCAGTTtgaggaaagggagaggggagcTACGTATTGCAAAGATCTACGACAG cCCTGAGATGCCTGAAAACGAAGCCACATTTGCAATAACCACTGGAGGGATTGGGGATGCCAAAGAATAG
- the DMC1 gene encoding meiotic recombination protein DMC1/LIM15 homolog isoform X1 yields the protein MQTYSLQPLPACLQHLLVILNLSKNFKTNTALIICSQDTSLKSCSLLSTVLDQYFIACSFTMKAMEDQVVQEEPGYQEDEESFFQDIDLLQKHGINVADIKKLKAVGICTIKGIQMTTRRALCNVKGLSEAKVDKIKEAANKLVEPGFLTAFEYSEKRKMVFHISTGSQEFDKLLGGGIESMAITEAFGEFRTGKTQLSHTLCVTAQLPGPNGYTGGKIIFIDTENTFRPDRLRDIADRFNVDHEAVLDNVLYARAYTSEHQMELLDYVAAKFHEEAGIFKLLIIDSIMALFRVDFSGRGELAERQQKLAQMLSRLQKISEEYNVAVFVTNQMTADPGATMTFQADPKKPIGGHILAHASTTRISLRKGRGELRIAKIYDSPEMPENEATFAITTGGIGDAKE from the exons atgCAAACGTACTCCTTACAGCCATTACCTGCATGTCTTCAGCATTTATTGGTCATTTTGAACCTCAGCAAGAACTTCAAAACAAATACAGCTTTAATAATCTGCTCTCAAGATACATCACTAAAGAGCTGTAGCCTTCTCAGCACTGTTCT TGATCAATACTTTATTGCATGCTCTTTCACAATGAAGGCCATGGAGGATCAAGTAGTCCAAGAAGAACCAGGATACCAGGAGGATGAG GAATCCTTTTTTCAGGATATTGATCTGCTTCAGAAGCATGGAATT AACGTAGCAGATATTAAAAAGCTGAAGGCAGTTGGGATTTGCACAATCAAAGGAATCCAGATGACCACAAGAAGGGCACTGTGCAATGTGAAGGGGCTCTCAGAGGCCAAAGTGGACAAGATTAAAGAAGCTGCAAACAAGCTTGTT GAACCAGGCTTCCTCACCGCCTTTGAGTACAGTGAAAAACGGAAGATGGTATTTCATATTTCTACTGGCAGCCAGGAATTTGA TAAACTTCTGGGTGGTGGGATTGAAAGCATGGCAATCACTGAGGCCTTTGGAG AGTTCCGGACAGGCAAAACCCAGCTATCTCACACTCTTTGTG TgacagctcagctcccaggacCAAATGGCTACACAGGTGGAAAGATTATCTTCATTGATACTGAAAACACTTT CCGACCAGACCGCCTGCGTGACATTGCTGATCGCTTCAACGTTGACCACGAGGCAGTACTTGACAACGTGCTCTATGCACGTGCATATACCA GTGAGCATCAGATGGAATTGCTTGACTACGTAGCAGCCAAGTTCCATGAGGAAGCTGGTATCTTCAAGTTATTG ATCATTGACTCCATAATGGCACTTTTCCGTGTGGATTTCAGTGGTCGCGGAGAGTTGGCCGAACGACAACAGAAACTAGCTCAGATGTTGTCAAGGCTCCAAAAAATATCAGAAG AATATAACGTGGCCGTGTTTGTCACCAACCAGATGACTGCTGACCCAGGAGCAACTATGAC CTTTCAGGCAGACCCAAAAAAGCCCATCGGGGGCCACATCCTTGCTCATGCTTCGACTACCAGGATCAGTTtgaggaaagggagaggggagcTACGTATTGCAAAGATCTACGACAG cCCTGAGATGCCTGAAAACGAAGCCACATTTGCAATAACCACTGGAGGGATTGGGGATGCCAAAGAATAG
- the DMC1 gene encoding meiotic recombination protein DMC1/LIM15 homolog isoform X3: MKAMEDQVVQEEPGYQEDEESFFQDIDLLQKHGINVADIKKLKAVGICTIKGIQMTTRRALCNVKGLSEAKVDKIKEAANKLVEPGFLTAFEYSEKRKMVFHISTGSQEFDKLLGGGIESMAITEAFGEFRTGKTQLSHTLCVTAQLPGPNGYTGGKIIFIDTENTFRPDRLRDIADRFNVDHEAVLDNVLYARAYTSEHQMELLDYVAAKFHEEAGIFKLLIIDSIMALFRVDFSGRGELAERQQKLAQMLSRLQKISEEYNVAVFVTNQMTADPGATMTFQADPKKPIGGHILAHASTTRISLRKGRGELRIAKIYDSPEMPENEATFAITTGGIGDAKE; this comes from the exons ATGAAGGCCATGGAGGATCAAGTAGTCCAAGAAGAACCAGGATACCAGGAGGATGAG GAATCCTTTTTTCAGGATATTGATCTGCTTCAGAAGCATGGAATT AACGTAGCAGATATTAAAAAGCTGAAGGCAGTTGGGATTTGCACAATCAAAGGAATCCAGATGACCACAAGAAGGGCACTGTGCAATGTGAAGGGGCTCTCAGAGGCCAAAGTGGACAAGATTAAAGAAGCTGCAAACAAGCTTGTT GAACCAGGCTTCCTCACCGCCTTTGAGTACAGTGAAAAACGGAAGATGGTATTTCATATTTCTACTGGCAGCCAGGAATTTGA TAAACTTCTGGGTGGTGGGATTGAAAGCATGGCAATCACTGAGGCCTTTGGAG AGTTCCGGACAGGCAAAACCCAGCTATCTCACACTCTTTGTG TgacagctcagctcccaggacCAAATGGCTACACAGGTGGAAAGATTATCTTCATTGATACTGAAAACACTTT CCGACCAGACCGCCTGCGTGACATTGCTGATCGCTTCAACGTTGACCACGAGGCAGTACTTGACAACGTGCTCTATGCACGTGCATATACCA GTGAGCATCAGATGGAATTGCTTGACTACGTAGCAGCCAAGTTCCATGAGGAAGCTGGTATCTTCAAGTTATTG ATCATTGACTCCATAATGGCACTTTTCCGTGTGGATTTCAGTGGTCGCGGAGAGTTGGCCGAACGACAACAGAAACTAGCTCAGATGTTGTCAAGGCTCCAAAAAATATCAGAAG AATATAACGTGGCCGTGTTTGTCACCAACCAGATGACTGCTGACCCAGGAGCAACTATGAC CTTTCAGGCAGACCCAAAAAAGCCCATCGGGGGCCACATCCTTGCTCATGCTTCGACTACCAGGATCAGTTtgaggaaagggagaggggagcTACGTATTGCAAAGATCTACGACAG cCCTGAGATGCCTGAAAACGAAGCCACATTTGCAATAACCACTGGAGGGATTGGGGATGCCAAAGAATAG